In Bacillus sp. SM2101, a single window of DNA contains:
- a CDS encoding GTP-binding protein — protein sequence MTVEQQLINKSYYETFMGDYQSSYPIRVLGELFVNEQQREQPELSFIRYAQGEVYYLSNDYEAAIFKWEKVENELKPWAQKNIADAYLELQMYAEAEHVYSSIITTSNTLTSEISLKLHTLYIDQGNTQLANKAIRDAVAFNPDYSNVTKLAQNYFEEQEDYFSMIELAKNEAVRLGSIEWYNTLMIYIDEGWAKSINPDLFKEPLLILYQIDLSHFESMVQSLWMSYKDEEYYFAWITVINEILVGEDDEDNKLRKWEKLSELYKKSYIDFLHGPYSIKELAKLVPIYLHVWKHITPDNEAMFVSAAILSWNEVFNGDIPIDIARQCEQHVLTDHLYENGLEDSLTLFDDILTWSNQHSLHVGNRLKWLVNELTSLQTQRVLIASAFENGKATFINSLVGDHVLAENRSTPFVVFNNGEKKEIKEVLDSAVKEISSLSEFHQTLSFGSIDTNTIFDFTLPSTFLQQHQITMMNTPGFLSHNQMFVKYLPLADSLIFVLDSSNILTEKEVELLIKLQERNPSLPVHFVSMTVERDYYKDIHEETIADTKAIIHKYFPNARIFSYTKHEMNKSNFNELANAVKSGLTNKKLMHERTKKILYYIRETITYILQKRIENEQALTNEIQSQEEMVSKLNGAINQLSDIEKEKVQVIINMFRSRKEEYRAELEDNIPRILKECSNMISELSDLGTIHHQINEEMNMRIQQYIEQTTLPKLRNSIEQWVEMSGEVLRDSQEFLTEMSVEFNKIYEEEKVKLECDFKLLDDWRRDANRLAVKTNFTKQNIFLRRTPSQMMLKSAGKLFGMLQPNNEMIYNKYKNFVENEDYVDVTDAFTNQLLERFNWFEQSLAEDISSFFTQPHQVLDDSLQEMKQEIDQNTETLMNMRSNPQLVDDPVSLFTLRHKLQEWLIKNK from the coding sequence ATGACTGTAGAACAACAATTAATTAATAAGTCTTATTACGAGACTTTTATGGGAGATTATCAATCAAGTTATCCTATTCGTGTGCTTGGTGAGCTTTTTGTTAACGAGCAGCAACGTGAACAGCCTGAGTTATCCTTTATTAGGTACGCTCAAGGGGAGGTTTACTACTTAAGTAATGATTACGAAGCAGCCATTTTTAAATGGGAAAAGGTTGAAAATGAGCTTAAACCTTGGGCTCAGAAAAATATTGCAGATGCATACCTTGAATTACAGATGTATGCTGAGGCTGAGCATGTTTATTCTTCAATTATAACAACCTCTAATACACTTACTTCAGAAATTTCTTTAAAGTTACATACTCTTTATATTGACCAAGGAAATACACAGTTAGCGAATAAAGCTATTAGAGATGCTGTTGCATTTAACCCAGATTATTCGAATGTAACGAAGTTAGCTCAAAATTATTTTGAGGAACAAGAAGATTATTTTAGCATGATTGAGCTTGCAAAAAATGAAGCAGTACGATTAGGATCAATCGAGTGGTATAACACTTTAATGATATACATAGATGAAGGTTGGGCAAAATCAATAAACCCCGATCTTTTTAAGGAACCTTTGCTTATTTTGTACCAAATTGATTTATCTCATTTTGAGTCAATGGTCCAATCACTTTGGATGAGCTATAAAGACGAGGAATACTATTTTGCTTGGATTACAGTGATTAATGAGATATTAGTTGGAGAGGATGATGAAGACAACAAACTTCGTAAGTGGGAGAAGTTAAGTGAACTATACAAGAAATCTTATATAGATTTTCTGCATGGGCCATATTCAATTAAAGAGTTAGCTAAACTTGTCCCTATCTATTTGCACGTGTGGAAACATATTACACCTGATAATGAAGCAATGTTTGTGTCTGCAGCAATCTTATCTTGGAATGAGGTTTTTAATGGTGACATTCCAATTGATATTGCTCGACAATGTGAACAACACGTTTTAACAGATCATCTGTATGAGAACGGACTTGAGGATAGTTTAACTTTATTTGATGACATCTTAACTTGGTCAAACCAACACTCGTTACATGTAGGTAATCGTTTGAAGTGGCTTGTAAACGAACTAACAAGTTTACAAACACAACGTGTGCTAATTGCAAGTGCATTTGAAAATGGAAAAGCTACTTTTATCAATTCCTTGGTTGGGGATCATGTTTTAGCAGAGAACCGATCTACACCTTTTGTCGTATTTAACAATGGAGAGAAGAAGGAAATCAAAGAGGTTTTGGATTCGGCTGTAAAAGAAATTTCAAGTTTAAGTGAATTTCATCAAACGCTTTCTTTTGGTTCGATTGACACGAATACCATCTTTGATTTTACGCTACCATCAACATTTCTACAACAACATCAAATAACGATGATGAATACGCCAGGCTTCTTAAGTCATAACCAAATGTTTGTAAAATATCTACCACTTGCAGATTCATTAATTTTTGTTCTTGATAGTAGCAACATTTTGACAGAAAAAGAGGTGGAATTGTTAATTAAGCTACAAGAAAGGAATCCGTCTTTACCTGTGCATTTTGTTTCAATGACAGTAGAAAGGGATTATTATAAGGATATTCATGAAGAAACGATAGCGGATACTAAGGCTATCATTCACAAGTATTTCCCCAATGCTCGAATTTTCTCATACACGAAACATGAAATGAACAAATCGAACTTTAATGAATTAGCGAACGCGGTGAAATCAGGTTTAACTAATAAAAAGCTCATGCATGAACGTACGAAAAAGATTCTCTATTATATTCGAGAAACGATTACTTATATTTTGCAAAAACGCATTGAGAATGAACAAGCGTTAACGAATGAAATACAATCACAAGAAGAAATGGTATCGAAGCTAAATGGGGCAATTAACCAATTAAGTGATATAGAGAAAGAAAAAGTACAAGTGATTATAAATATGTTCAGATCGCGTAAAGAAGAGTATAGAGCAGAATTGGAAGACAATATTCCAAGAATATTAAAAGAATGTTCAAATATGATTAGTGAGCTTAGTGATTTAGGCACGATTCACCATCAAATTAATGAAGAAATGAATATGAGGATACAACAATATATTGAACAAACAACTTTACCTAAATTACGCAATTCCATTGAACAATGGGTTGAAATGTCGGGAGAAGTACTACGAGATAGTCAGGAATTTTTAACTGAAATGAGCGTTGAATTTAATAAAATATATGAAGAAGAAAAAGTGAAATTAGAATGCGACTTCAAATTATTAGATGATTGGCGAAGAGATGCTAATAGATTGGCAGTAAAAACAAATTTTACAAAGCAGAATATCTTTTTAAGACGAACTCCTTCTCAGATGATGCTAAAGAGTGCTGGAAAGTTGTTTGGAATGCTGCAGCCAAATAATGAAATGATATATAATAAGTACAAAAATTTTGTTGAAAATGAAGATTACGTTGATGTAACAGATGCCTTTACAAATCAATTGCTAGAAAGGTTCAATTGGTTTGAACAATCATTAGCAGAGGATATATCATCTTTCTTTACACAACCGCATCAAGTGTTAGATGATAGTTTACAAGAGATGAAACAAGAAATTGACCAAAACACTGAAACGTTAATGAATATGAGATCAAATCCGCAATTAGTAGATGACCCTGTATCGTTATTTACTTTAAGACATAAACTACAGGAATGGTTAATAAAAAATAAATAA
- a CDS encoding SRPBCC domain-containing protein, with the protein MLTIHHKTYIKIPKEIVYKTITSADGWNAWFTDQTSLHMNADGTGDIRFKWSNFGIENANLEDGGKIIESIPNKKFVFQWSPGTTHTTVTLKLEPYKEGTLIDLTETGYAKSDKDLKACIGCATGWGEALTLLKIYLEEGIVYKQDL; encoded by the coding sequence GTGTTAACAATTCACCATAAAACATATATTAAAATTCCAAAAGAAATAGTATATAAAACGATTACTTCTGCAGATGGCTGGAATGCATGGTTTACAGACCAAACATCTTTACATATGAATGCGGATGGCACAGGTGATATTCGGTTCAAATGGAGTAATTTCGGAATTGAAAATGCGAACCTTGAAGATGGTGGAAAAATAATTGAGAGTATACCTAATAAAAAATTTGTTTTTCAGTGGTCACCAGGAACAACACACACTACAGTCACTCTTAAGTTAGAGCCATATAAAGAAGGCACATTGATTGACCTCACAGAGACTGGTTATGCTAAATCGGATAAAGACCTCAAGGCATGTATAGGGTGTGCAACAGGTTGGGGAGAAGCACTTACCCTATTAAAGATATACTTAGAAGAAGGAATTGTTTATAAACAGGATTTATAA
- a CDS encoding YwbE family protein, which translates to MNGQQRSNIKRGLEVEIVLKKDQMTGALTRGIVKDILTNSPHHPHGIKVRLIDGQVGRVQRIL; encoded by the coding sequence ATGAACGGTCAACAAAGGTCAAATATTAAACGAGGGCTTGAAGTAGAGATTGTGTTAAAAAAAGATCAAATGACTGGAGCACTAACTAGAGGTATTGTAAAAGATATTCTAACAAACTCACCTCATCACCCCCATGGTATTAAAGTAAGGTTAATTGATGGTCAAGTTGGTAGGGTGCAGAGAATTTTGTAA
- a CDS encoding N-acetyltransferase, giving the protein MHIRNYTSKDEAGWVRCRVLSFLDTAYFDNVIREKETYNNPVIELVAVEQGQIVGLIDIEYELVERTLCSRGVGLGGMIWHIAVHPDFRRNGIGNLLLCEAEKIAIEKGLNRLEAWTRDDPWVHKWYKKNKFIDVESYLHVYIDGSLEMKDTLTAKVPALHPVQAFSHYNGDNKDNIKAKFKRVHECTCFEKNLIDHI; this is encoded by the coding sequence ATGCATATTAGGAACTATACTTCAAAGGACGAAGCAGGTTGGGTAAGGTGTAGAGTATTATCATTTTTGGACACAGCTTACTTTGATAATGTAATAAGGGAAAAAGAGACGTATAACAACCCTGTAATTGAACTTGTGGCAGTAGAACAAGGTCAAATTGTTGGATTAATAGACATTGAGTACGAATTGGTGGAAAGGACACTATGTTCAAGAGGAGTCGGTTTAGGAGGAATGATTTGGCATATAGCTGTTCATCCTGATTTTCGTAGGAACGGTATTGGTAATTTACTATTATGTGAGGCAGAGAAGATAGCGATAGAAAAAGGCTTAAATCGCTTAGAAGCATGGACTAGGGATGACCCTTGGGTGCATAAATGGTACAAAAAAAATAAGTTTATAGATGTAGAATCTTATTTGCATGTGTATATTGATGGTAGTCTAGAAATGAAAGATACATTAACAGCTAAAGTGCCAGCATTACACCCTGTTCAAGCTTTTTCCCATTATAATGGTGATAATAAAGACAATATAAAAGCAAAGTTCAAAAGGGTTCATGAATGTACTTGCTTTGAAAAAAATCTTATTGATCATATATAA